In Desulfobaculum bizertense DSM 18034, the sequence CTAGATCCTCAGACCTTTAGAACTCCAGATGCTTTGGAGTTCTGGGGCAAGGAATGACGTCTCGAATGTTTGCAACACCAGTTACCATCATCAGCAGACGCTCAAAGCCCATTCCAAAGCCAGAGTGTGGCACGGAACCAAAGCGGCGCAGGTCCATATACCACCAGTACTCTTCCTCAGGCAGTCCAAGCTCCTGAATACGGCGAGTCAGCACATCCATACGCTCTTCACGCTGGCTGCCACCAATGATCTCACCCACACGAGGAACAAGAATATCCATTGCAGCAACGGTCTTGTTGTCCTCATTCATCCGCATGTAGAATGCCTTAATGTCCTTAGGGTAGTCATACACAATGACTGGGCACTTAAAATAGTCCTCTGTCAGGAAACGCTCATGCTCGGTCTGGAGGTCAATGCCCCATTCCACGGCATATTCAAAGCGGTCCTTGCCCTTCTTGGTCTTGGCGTTCTTTTTCAGAATCTCAACGGCCTCGGTGTAGGGCACCCGCTGGAATTCCTTTTCCACAACAGTGTCCAGCGTTGCAGTCAGGGACTTGTCCACCCACTTGCTAAACAGCTCCATATCCTCTGCGCAGTGCTCACGCAGATGAGACACAACGCTCTTCAAGAACTTTTCGCCAAGATCCATATCATCCTTCAGGTCCGCAAAAGCCATCTCTGGCTCGATCATCCAAAACTCGGCCGCATGGCGGGGAGTATTGGAGTTCTCTGCACGGAATGTGGGACCGAAGGTATACACGTCGCCAAGGGACGTGGCAAAAATTTCGGCTGCAAGCTGGCCAGAAACAGTCAGGGAGGTATTCTTTCCAAAGAAATCATCCTCTGGCGTAGCCTTCTTGCCATCATAAGGATCAAGCGTGGTCACGCGGAACATTTCGCCCGCGCCCTCGCAGTCAGAGCCTGTCAAAATTGGGGAGTGCACATAGCGGAATCCATTGTCATGGAAAAACTTGTGCACGGCATATGCCGCTTCGGAACGAATGCGGAAAATCGAACCGTATTTGTTGGTGCGCGGACGCAAGTGCGCAATAGAGCGCAAAAATTCATCAGAGTGGCGCTTTTTCTGGAGCGGGAAGCTTTCGGGATCAGCCTCACCAATCACCCGCAGCTCGCTAGCCTTCACTTCCCACTTCTGGCCTTTACCAGGAGATTCAATAAGGTTTCCCGAAATGGAAACAGAGGCACCCGTTGTGGCGCGCTCAAGTTCATCCCAGCCCTGCGCTCCTTCATCAATAATGACCTGGAGGTTGGAAAGAGAGGTTCCATCATTAAGT encodes:
- the asnS gene encoding asparagine--tRNA ligase, producing MQRLRVRQALESEAPKENIVVKGWVRTKRENKGFAFIELNDGTSLSNLQVIIDEGAQGWDELERATTGASVSISGNLIESPGKGQKWEVKASELRVIGEADPESFPLQKKRHSDEFLRSIAHLRPRTNKYGSIFRIRSEAAYAVHKFFHDNGFRYVHSPILTGSDCEGAGEMFRVTTLDPYDGKKATPEDDFFGKNTSLTVSGQLAAEIFATSLGDVYTFGPTFRAENSNTPRHAAEFWMIEPEMAFADLKDDMDLGEKFLKSVVSHLREHCAEDMELFSKWVDKSLTATLDTVVEKEFQRVPYTEAVEILKKNAKTKKGKDRFEYAVEWGIDLQTEHERFLTEDYFKCPVIVYDYPKDIKAFYMRMNEDNKTVAAMDILVPRVGEIIGGSQREERMDVLTRRIQELGLPEEEYWWYMDLRRFGSVPHSGFGMGFERLLMMVTGVANIRDVIPCPRTPKHLEF